One segment of Scyliorhinus torazame isolate Kashiwa2021f chromosome 14, sScyTor2.1, whole genome shotgun sequence DNA contains the following:
- the LOC140389580 gene encoding P2Y purinoceptor 14-like, with amino-acid sequence MSNCTDFRNTTVPKVVLPVLYSFVFIGGLLLNTLAIWIFCQIPNHSSFVVYLKNIVTTDVIMILTLPFKILSDLELGPWELKTVVCRYTLVLFYSNMYLSVIFLGLISFDRYMKIVRPMKNLMAQRVIFAKVVCAGCWVVMIGFALPNIILTNETPTKETAAQCYQLKSQLGKEWHKFIVLKCQVIFWITFILLIACYSAILKTIYWSDQKFQKEPSNVKKKVNRNIFSIMVVFIICFVPYQVIRLIYDKNRDQDNCTTFTLYLAKELSQVLCAFNVCLDPIIYFLLCKIFTKLLFKKIRVKQDLEMEMS; translated from the coding sequence ATGAGCAACTGCACAGACTTTCGGAACACCACAGTGCCAAAGGTGGTCCTTCCAGTTTTGTATAGCTTTGTTTTTATTGGAGGGCTACTGCTGAACACGCTGGCCATCTGGATCTTCTGTCAGATTCCGAATCATTCCAGCTTTGTGGTTTATCTCAAGAATATTGTCACCACTGATGTCATAATGATCCTCACCCTCCCCTTTAAAATCCTGTCTGATTTAGAACTTGGACCCTGGGAGTTGAAAACAGTTGTGTGTCGGTACACTCTCGTGCTCTTCTACAGCAACATGTACCTGAGCGTAATATTCCTCGGCCTGATCAGCTTCGACAGGTATATGAAGATAGTTCGGCCCATGAAAAACCTCATGGCGCAAAGGGTCATCTTTGCCAAGGTGGTGTGTGCTGGTTGCTGGGTCGTCATGATTGGCTTTGCGCTGCCGAACATCATTTTGACAAACGAGACCCCCACAAAGGAAACTGCAGCGCAGTGTTATCAGCTGAAAAGCCAGCTGGGTAAAGAATGGCACAAATTTATCGTGCTAAAATGCCAAGTTATTTTCTGGATTACTTTTATCCTCCTCATCGCGTGTTATTCCGCCATCTTAAAAACAATATATTGGTCCGATCAAAAATTCCAAAAGGAGCCCAGCAACGTGAAAAAGAAAGTGAATCGTAACATATTCAGCATCATGGTTGTCTTCATCATCTGTTTTGTGCCGTATCAGGTTATCAGACTCATTTATGATAAAAACCGTGATCAGGATAACTGCACGACATTCACACTGTATTTGGCAAAGGAACTCTCACAGGTTTTGTGTGCATTTAATGTTTGCCTTGATCCGATCATCTACTTCCTCCTGTGCAAAATATTCACTAAGCTGCTGTTTAAAAAGATACGAGTCAAGCAAGACCTCGAAATGGAAATGTCTTAA